A window of the Diceros bicornis minor isolate mBicDic1 chromosome 30, mDicBic1.mat.cur, whole genome shotgun sequence genome harbors these coding sequences:
- the LOC131394418 gene encoding olfactory receptor 7D4-like, with the protein MESGNHTEISEFLLLGLSEDPQLQPFLFGVFLSMYLVTMLGNLLIILAISSDSHLHTPMYFFLSNLSFVDICFISTTVLTMLVNIQTQNKNISYRGCLTQMYFFMVFGGMDNCLLTVMAYDRFVAICHPLHYMVIMNPRFCGLLVLMSWVIIFCISLFHILLMVQLTFCIGTEIPHFFCELAQVLKLACSDTFINDISLYVVTTLLCVFPLTGILFSYSQIVSSLMRMTSTEGRYKAFSTCGSHLSTVSLFYGTGLGVYFSSAVTRSSQRSSIASVMYTIVTPMLNPFIYSLRNKDVKRALGRLLRQATSCL; encoded by the coding sequence ATGGAATCAGGAAACCACACAGAAATATCAGAATTCCTTCTCCTGGGTCTCTCAGAGGATCCTCAACTGCAGCCCTTCCTCTTTGGAGTGTTCCTGTCCATGTACCTGGTCACCATGCTTGGAAATCTGCTCATCATCCTGGCCATCAGCTCtgactcccacctccacacccccatgtatttcttcctctccaacctGTCTTTTGTAGACATCTGCTTCATCTCTACCACTGTCCTGACGATGCTAGTGAACATCCAGACACAGAACAAAAATATCTCCTACAGAGGATGTCTCACTCAGATGtatttttttatggtttttgGTGGAATGGATAATTGCCTCCTGactgtgatggcctatgaccggtTTGTGGCCATCTGTCACCCCCTACACTACATGGTCATCATGAACCCACGCTTCTGTGGCCTCTTGGTTCTGATGTCTTGGGTCATTATTTTCTGTATCTCCCTGTTTCATATTCTACTGATGGTGCAGCTGACCTTCTGTATAGGCACTGAAATCCCACATTTCTTCTGTGAACTGGCTCAGGTTCTCAAATTAGCCTGCTCTGACACCTTCATCAATGACATCTCCTTGTATGTGGTCACTACCCTGCTGTGTGTGTTTCCTCTCACTGGGATCCTCTTTTCCTACTCTCAAATTGTCTCCTCCTTAATGAGGATGACCTCCACTGAGGGCAGGTATAAAGCATTTTCCACTTGTGGGTCTCACCTATCTACAGTCTCCTTGTTCTATGGGACAGGCCTCGGGGTCTACTTCAGTTCTGCTGTGACCCGTTCTTCCCAGAGAAGCTCGATCGCCTCAGTGATGTACACCATAGTCACCCCcatgctgaaccccttcatctacagcctgaggaacaagGATGTGAAGAGGGCCCTGGGAAGGCTCCTCAGACAAGCAACCTCTTGTCTGTGA